From a single Pyxicephalus adspersus chromosome 11, UCB_Pads_2.0, whole genome shotgun sequence genomic region:
- the SELENOH gene encoding selenoprotein H, with protein sequence MATRGRKRKLDEEAEKGKKEKAESPAGDRIVIEHCTSURVYGRAANGLKDAILSSFPEMVIELNPNKPRRGSFEVTLHHEDGKSMEIWTGIKKGPPRKLKFPDPLEIVSSVKKAMQ encoded by the exons ATGGCGACACGTGGGAGGAAGAGAAAATTGGACGAAGAGGCcgagaaaggaaaaaaggagaagGCTGAGAGCCCTGCCGGGGATAGAATCGTCATTGAGCACTG TACCAGTTGACGAGTTTATGGCCGGGCGGCGAATGGTCTGAAGGATGCCATCTTATCCAGTTTTCCAGAAATGGTGATTGAGCTGAACCCCAACAAACCCCGAAGAGGGAGCTTTGAGGTGACTCTGCACCATGAGGATGGAAAAA GTATGGAAATCTGGACAGGGATTAAAAAGGGTCCCCCTCGCAAGCTGAAGTTTCCTGACCCCCTGGAGATTGTCTCCTCTGTGAAGAAAGCTATGCAGTAG
- the LOC140340547 gene encoding polymeric immunoglobulin receptor-like translates to MMAAILSDLIAWSLLIQVASGYLFGPKQVTGPLGGSVTVSCYYDPIPANIHSRKYWCKEQRADCYTVVSTTPYVNQKYGNQSLQDFRNHFTINITNLQQKDTGIYRCGIGNKNNFHYYVVNVTISQGKKVPSSSEVLIGKLRDSLVIHCPAPQTLHNESLYWCKLSNTKFAVCDTIINSSGQVNSRFWGRVLIQKERNTTGFNVLVNDLRMTDSGFYHCGVRVLLEDSEWKDVYLFILNGKSP, encoded by the exons ATGATGGCAGCAATCCTGTCTGATCTCATCGCCTGGTCTTTACTCATTCAAG TGGCCTCCGGGTACCTTTTTGGGCCAAAACAAGTGACTGGACCACTTGGGGGATCAGTGACGGTGTCGTGTTACTACGATCCCATACCTGCAAACATCCATAGCAGGAAGTATTGGTGCAAGGAGCAAAGAGCTGATTGTTACACCGTCGTATCCACCACTCCATATGTCAACCAAAAGTATGGGAATCAAAGCCTGCAAGACTTCAGGAATCACTTCACCATTAATATAACAAATCTTCAACAGAAAGATACTGGAATATATCGATGTGGCAttggaaacaaaaacaattttcactATTATGTTGTGAATGTGACCATCTCGCAAG GAAAAAAGGTTCCTTCCTCCTCTGAAGTCCTTATCGGAAAACTCAGAGACTCCCTCGTTATTCACTGCCCGGCTCCCCAGACGCTTCATAATGAGAGCCTCTACTGGTGTAAATTGAGCAACACCAAATTTGCAGTCTGTGACACCATCATCAATAGTTCCGGGCAGGTCAACAGTCGCTTTTGGGGGAGAGTCCTGATCCAGAAAGAAAGGAATACGACCGGCTTCAATGTACTCGTAAATGACCTCAGAATGACCGATTCTGGATTCTACCATTGCGGAGTGCGTGTGCTTCTCGAAGATTCAGAGTGGAAAGATGTTTACCTCTTTATATTGAATGGTAAGAGTCCCTGA